The following coding sequences lie in one Pirellulales bacterium genomic window:
- a CDS encoding aminotransferase class I/II-fold pyridoxal phosphate-dependent enzyme yields the protein MHGYVPGEQPRDMGIIKLNTNENPYPSSPAVRQAIDIVLNGGLQRYPDPLATAFRLVAAEVLGIEPSWILCGNGSDDLLTIATRAFVGQGDCLRLPYPSYILYKTLAQLQGAEADEVYFQEDWSLGDEFAIPRPRLKLAFLPNPNSPSGTIIAPERVRELAAALPCPLLVDEAYADFADTNCMKLVKETEKVMVARSFSKSYALAGLRFGYIVAQPHMIEQLTKVKDSYNCDALSIAGATAAIGDQGWLADNRAKILTSRAKLTAGMKSLGFATVESQSNFVWNPHPRRPVKPLYERLKEQNVMVRYMNYSGWGDGLRISVGTDEQVERCLTLLRGML from the coding sequence ATGCACGGCTATGTGCCCGGCGAACAGCCGCGCGACATGGGCATCATCAAGCTCAATACGAACGAAAATCCCTACCCGTCGTCGCCGGCGGTGCGGCAGGCAATCGACATTGTGCTCAACGGCGGCTTGCAGCGCTATCCCGATCCGCTGGCTACGGCCTTTCGATTGGTAGCCGCTGAAGTGCTTGGGATTGAACCGAGTTGGATTTTGTGCGGCAATGGCAGCGACGACCTTCTTACAATTGCCACGCGAGCGTTTGTCGGTCAAGGAGATTGCTTAAGGCTGCCGTATCCAAGCTACATCCTCTATAAGACACTGGCACAGCTACAGGGCGCCGAGGCGGACGAAGTTTACTTCCAAGAGGATTGGTCGCTCGGTGATGAATTTGCCATCCCGCGGCCAAGATTGAAGCTGGCTTTTCTGCCGAACCCAAATAGTCCCTCGGGAACGATCATTGCGCCCGAGCGAGTGCGGGAACTCGCGGCGGCATTACCTTGTCCGCTTCTGGTCGACGAAGCCTATGCTGACTTTGCCGACACGAACTGCATGAAGCTCGTGAAGGAAACCGAAAAAGTGATGGTTGCGCGATCGTTCAGCAAGTCCTATGCGCTGGCCGGATTGCGATTCGGCTACATCGTCGCCCAGCCGCACATGATTGAGCAGCTCACCAAAGTCAAGGATTCGTATAATTGCGATGCGCTGTCGATCGCGGGAGCAACGGCAGCCATTGGCGATCAGGGCTGGTTGGCCGACAACCGCGCCAAGATCCTCACCAGTCGCGCCAAGCTGACCGCTGGAATGAAATCGCTCGGCTTTGCTACCGTCGAATCGCAATCGAACTTTGTTTGGAATCCGCATCCGCGACGACCCGTTAAGCCACTTTACGAGCGGCTTAAAGAGCAAAATGTGATGGTGCGATACATGAATTATAGCGGCTGGGGGGATGGACTAAGAATTTCCGTCGGCACCGATGAGCAGGTTGAAAGGTGTTTGACGCTGTTGCGCGGTATGCTATAG
- the hisD gene encoding histidinol dehydrogenase: protein MSDSLKLTRIDTRQANVRQAIAELRTRLSPSGHVVSEAGRRRTLEVFGEPLSPSQVVERICEDVRTKGVEAALDYSARIDGAKLTASTIRVPTAELAAAHATADASFLSAIRRIRENILRFQTAILQRDVRVELPGGGFLRQRYLPLTRVGICVPGGAAAYPSTVLMTAVPAQAAGVNEMAVVAPPTRFGSYNTDLLATCHELGIVEVYRLGGAQAVAALAYGIEGLVKVDKIVGPGNLFVALAKRHVFGEVDIDSMAGPSEVVVLADAAARPDFVAADLIAQAEHSPGSAILITWHAPLIEAVAVELQQQTIHLSRGDLARQGLEQFGALILARDPEEACALANEIAPEHLQIAATSAEVMLENIRHAGAVFLGHFSPVAAGDYAAGPSHVLPTGGTARFASGLTANDFLRGSSVIALDEQGLAAMADDIRTLADKEGLTAHRASIDMRIP from the coding sequence ATGTCCGATTCCCTGAAGCTCACCCGCATCGACACACGGCAGGCAAATGTTCGGCAGGCGATCGCCGAATTGCGAACGCGTCTGAGTCCGAGCGGCCATGTTGTCAGCGAGGCGGGAAGACGGCGAACCCTTGAAGTTTTCGGCGAGCCGCTCTCGCCGAGTCAGGTAGTCGAGCGAATTTGCGAGGATGTACGGACGAAGGGCGTGGAGGCGGCTCTCGATTATTCGGCTCGCATCGATGGGGCAAAGTTGACGGCGTCGACAATTCGCGTTCCTACCGCGGAGTTGGCCGCGGCCCATGCGACGGCCGATGCAAGCTTTCTGTCGGCTATTCGGCGAATTCGTGAGAATATCCTGCGATTTCAAACGGCGATTTTGCAGCGCGATGTGCGCGTCGAATTGCCCGGGGGGGGATTTTTGCGGCAGCGCTATTTGCCATTGACGCGGGTTGGCATTTGCGTTCCCGGCGGCGCTGCAGCCTATCCATCGACCGTGCTGATGACGGCTGTGCCGGCGCAAGCGGCAGGTGTGAATGAGATGGCGGTGGTCGCCCCGCCTACGAGGTTTGGTTCGTACAACACCGATTTGCTAGCGACGTGCCACGAATTGGGAATTGTCGAAGTTTACCGACTAGGCGGCGCGCAAGCCGTCGCGGCGTTGGCGTACGGAATCGAGGGGCTAGTGAAGGTCGATAAGATCGTTGGTCCCGGAAATCTGTTTGTGGCACTCGCGAAGCGCCACGTTTTTGGCGAAGTCGACATCGATTCAATGGCCGGACCAAGTGAAGTTGTTGTGCTTGCCGACGCCGCGGCCCGCCCCGATTTTGTCGCGGCTGATTTGATTGCTCAAGCGGAACATTCGCCCGGCTCGGCAATTCTGATTACATGGCATGCGCCACTGATCGAGGCGGTGGCGGTCGAGCTGCAGCAGCAAACCATTCATCTATCGCGCGGCGACTTGGCGCGACAGGGCTTGGAGCAGTTCGGCGCGCTGATTTTGGCTCGCGACCCCGAGGAAGCCTGCGCGCTCGCAAACGAAATCGCTCCAGAGCATTTGCAGATTGCAGCGACCAGCGCCGAAGTGATGCTGGAGAATATTCGTCACGCTGGCGCAGTGTTTCTCGGCCATTTCAGCCCTGTGGCCGCCGGCGACTACGCCGCTGGTCCCTCACACGTTTTGCCTACCGGGGGTACTGCTCGCTTCGCCTCGGGACTCACCGCCAACGATTTCCTCCGCGGCAGCAGCGTGATCGCGCTCGATGAACAAGGGCTGGCGGCAATGGCCGACGATATTCGCACACTGGCCGATAAAGAAGGATTGACCGCACATCGGGCGAGTATTGATATGCGTATTCCGTAG
- a CDS encoding prepilin peptidase encodes MAPTFWQSLALFLGGACLGAVINLGIYRLAYFRRRISPWGRTRDMPLKRSWFDRIPIVGWWALRREARFHGKGFWVRPMLVELGFALGLVALYWWELERFAINYWPQPNAHPRDAASLWAIHGQFSVHVVLLVLMAIATFIDIDEQTIPDSITVPGTIAGLLIAASGRMPVVPALWIDFNHPQSRDLTAPLAFDWPFQTTAFLGCGYSLAVAVACFWLWCFALLPRRWRRGVRMSIAWRVLWRRIAARPDWHWVLPIAVVGCLVISVVWARGGEAWRQLVSSLFGMAVGGGMIWFVRVVGGGVLQREAMGFGDVTLMAMIGAFLGWQAVVICFFVAAILAFVVAGVQWLMRGENMIPYGPFLCLGALLLILFWPPIWNLFGPYYEVPWLIPSVLGLSLPCLALLLYGLKAMRQVISIISR; translated from the coding sequence ATGGCTCCCACTTTCTGGCAATCCTTGGCCCTGTTTCTCGGCGGCGCATGCTTGGGGGCGGTCATCAATTTAGGCATTTATCGGTTGGCATACTTTCGCCGCCGGATCAGCCCTTGGGGTCGAACTCGCGACATGCCGCTGAAGCGCTCCTGGTTCGACAGAATACCGATTGTCGGCTGGTGGGCGTTGCGGCGCGAAGCGCGCTTTCACGGCAAGGGTTTCTGGGTCCGGCCGATGCTGGTGGAACTTGGTTTTGCCCTCGGACTAGTCGCGCTCTATTGGTGGGAGCTAGAACGCTTCGCCATCAACTATTGGCCGCAGCCTAACGCGCATCCGCGGGATGCCGCATCCCTCTGGGCAATCCACGGACAATTCTCGGTTCACGTTGTATTGCTCGTGCTAATGGCGATTGCGACGTTTATCGATATCGACGAACAAACCATTCCCGATTCGATCACGGTGCCGGGGACGATTGCCGGTTTGCTGATCGCTGCTTCTGGTCGAATGCCCGTAGTTCCCGCGCTGTGGATCGATTTTAACCACCCTCAGTCGCGCGATCTTACCGCTCCACTGGCGTTTGATTGGCCGTTTCAAACGACCGCATTCTTGGGTTGTGGATATTCGCTCGCAGTCGCGGTTGCCTGCTTTTGGCTTTGGTGCTTCGCACTGTTGCCGCGGCGATGGCGACGCGGCGTGCGAATGTCGATAGCTTGGCGCGTCCTGTGGCGACGCATTGCCGCTCGGCCCGACTGGCATTGGGTGTTGCCGATTGCGGTTGTGGGGTGCCTTGTTATCTCGGTGGTTTGGGCGCGTGGCGGCGAGGCTTGGCGTCAACTGGTCTCATCGCTCTTCGGGATGGCGGTCGGTGGGGGCATGATTTGGTTTGTACGAGTCGTCGGAGGGGGGGTATTGCAGCGCGAAGCGATGGGTTTCGGCGATGTGACCTTGATGGCGATGATCGGCGCTTTCCTCGGCTGGCAAGCCGTGGTCATCTGCTTTTTTGTCGCTGCAATCCTGGCCTTTGTCGTGGCAGGAGTGCAATGGCTGATGCGCGGCGAGAATATGATTCCTTACGGGCCGTTCTTGTGCCTGGGAGCGTTGCTGCTGATCTTGTTTTGGCCGCCGATTTGGAATCTATTTGGGCCATACTATGAAGTGCCGTGGCTCATCCCTAGCGTCCTGGGACTATCCCTGCCGTGCTTGGCATTGTTGTTATATGGATTGAAAGCGATGCGACAAGTGATTTCCATTATTTCGCGCTGA